The sequence TTGAAGCAATGAGCTCTGAATTACCCTGTGTTGCCTTTGCTGAAAGAGCAGTTCCAGAAATTATTGAAGATAATAAGTCTGGATTTTTAGTAAGGAATAAAAGCCTAAAAGATTTAAAAGAGAAAATTGAAATTATAATAAATGACAAAAATTTGAGAAAAGAAATTGGTAAAAAAGCAAGAGAAAGAGTAATAGAAAAATTCAACATGGATAAATATATAGAAAATTTAATTTATTTTTATAACTTAAAAGAAAATTTTTATTGAGTTAAGAATTTATTTTGCTTTAAGATTTAAATATGATTTTAAATTTCATTATCGTTTACATCTGGTCCCAGAGCACATGGACAGGAGGTAAAGATCAATTCTATTTTTATGATACAACAAAATTCTTAAACATAAATAATCTTGATTATTTTAAACCAGGGGGAAGTTTATCCTTAAAATATTCAGGATTTATACCACTTTTTGAACTTGATACTTCATCCTTATCAAAAGTATCAAAAATAACTGAAATTGATGGTTTTTTTTATTTTTTAAAATCGTATCCCTATGCAAAAATTTTTTATTCTAATAACTTAACTATTTTAAATGAATTTCCACCTTATCCCAATTTTCAAGAATTTCCTCCTGAAACAGTGAATGATATTTTAAAAAAGGGAAATATTTTCCTTTCCTGTGGAAAAAGGTATGGTCAAGACCTCGGATATATATATAAATTTGATGTAAATTCTAACTCTTTTATATGGCCACCAATTACATTTCCTGGTATAAATAATATTGTTAAATTATATAAAAATTTCCCTGGAATTTATATAAGTGCAGCTTCAGGAAGACAGTATCAGTGGATAAAATCAAATGACCTTTTTTCAAGTTACTCAACACATCAGATTGCTAATAACATACTTCTGGAGAAAAGCTGTATAGTTCCACATTACTCTATTTCTGATACTTTCCTCCTTGGAATTTTTTATTACAATGGACTTAGAAATATTTACTATTCCGATTACAATCCTCCTCAGGGAAGCTGGTTTAATCTTTATCCTTCCTATAGATCCTTTGATGCAGGAGAAATTGTTTTTGATTCAATTACTAATCGTGTTTATATTCCTGTAGTTAAAGCAGAATCAAGTGTAATAAGAGTTTTCAATATAGAAACTAAAACCATTGATACCACAATATACCTTGACAATTCACAGATATTTAATGGATTAACACTTGGAAAGGACAAAAGTATATATGCAGCAACCTTTTCAAAAGTATATAGAAGTATTGACAGAAAAAATTTTGAAATTATAGGTTTATTACCCAGAGCTTACTATGTATACCAAACCTCTGATTATGAACTCCTTGTTGGAACCTATGGACCTGCTAAAATTTTTAAGGCAGATTACTTTTCATCAGGTGACCTTGAATCATCAGTTTTTATTTCAAGGAACAAAAAAGAAGGGGCAACTTTTTTTAAAAGAGTTTTTATTGAAGGTGAAAATTTAAATTATGTAAGAGTTCAGATAAGAGGTGATACCCTTGACTCACTTCAAAATGCTCCTCCATGGAGTTCTTTACCCTATTTAAATAATGGAGATACTATCACTCACCTTAATCCTTATTCAAGATATTTCCAGTATAGAATTTTTATTAATAAAACATCCTCCAACAAAAGTCCAAGAGTTAACAGAATCTATTTTACCTATGACCTTGATACAACAGGACCTCTTATCACTAACTGCTTCATAAGTGATGGGAATATTTCACAATCAGGAATAGATATTGATGATAGGCTTATCATAGTTTTTAATGAAAAAACAAATAAACCCTATATAAGCTTAGCGGGTATTGATACATTGTTTTATATATCAGGTGGAACATTACTTGGTTCTGATTCTGTTAGATGGAAAAGTGATGATACTCTTTATATTTATTTATACCATGCTCTTTCACCACCCCAGCCTGGTGATACAATAAAAATTTTAAAGAAATTTATAAAGGATATTTGGAAGAATTCCTCCCTTTCTTATTCCTTAATAGGTGGAACATACGATGATTTAAATCCTCCTAAATTAAAGAAGATAATTTTAACCGATGGAAATACACCTGATAATGGTGCTGGAACAGGTGATACCGTCATCATGATATTTTCAGAAAAAACCAATACACCGCCCATTCCTCCTGAATCTCTTGATTCATGGTTTCCAATAAAAAATTCATGGCTAAATTCTGGATATTCAGTTCAGACTTTATGGAAATCACAGGATACTTTTTTAATCTTATTCAACGGTTTTGGAAAAGAACCACTTTTAAGAGATGATTCAGTGTATGTCTCAAATAACAACAAAATTAAAGACCTTGGTGGTAACAAGATAATTCCCCAGAAAATAAAAACAACAGGTTCTCTTGATAATAAAAATCCATATATTTCATCTGCAATTTTTTATGATTATAAACCCTTTTCTCCCAATCCAAATTCTAATTTTGACCATACTATTATAAAATTTTCTGAACCTATTATATTGATAAAAAACATTAGTAGAACAAATATTGACTCAGTTTTTAAATTATCCTTTAATCATTCCTGGTTAAGTGGTAATGGAAATGCAGAGAGATTAGAACTTTTAAACGATACAATATTTATAATTCAATTCTCCACAGATGGAGGAAATCCAACAGTAAGAGAAGGTGATACAATCACTATCGATTCCCTATTCTTTGTTGACAGAAATAAAAATAAAATAAAAGGTAAGATAATTCTTGAAAGATTTCTTGAAATAGAAGAAATATTTGAAAGAGATTTTTCTTTTTCTTTCAATATAAACAAAAATATAATTTCTATAAATTCTGATTTTCCTTTTTATTTAAATATTTTTGACCTTTCTGGAAGAAAAATATTTGAAGGTTCTTACGAAAGGGGAATGAAAAATTTTTATTTAAATCTTAAAAAGGGAATTTATTTTTTAAGCATAAAAAAGAAAGATAAGGAAATCTTAAAGAAAAAGATTTTCATAATCAAGAATTAATGTAATTTTTTTTCCATTTTAAAAAAACATAAATTGTCCATAATTTTTTTCTGTTATCTTTTTTTCCTTTTATATGCTCATCAAACAATTGTTTTACAAATTTTTTATTTAAAATTTCATCTTCTTCCTCAATTATATTCTCAAACTCACCTTTTAATGGTCCTTTAATCCATTTTGCAACAGGAATTCCAAAACCCTTTTTCCCTCTTTTAATTATTTCAGGAGGCAATTTATCTTTCATTAGTTTTTTTAAAATTACTTTTGTTTTAAAATATTTTAATTTTTTATTACTATCAATACTGAAGGCAAATTCAATAATTCTTCTATCAAGAAAAGGTGCTCTTACTTCAAGGGAGGCTGCCATACTGGCTCTATCCACCTTAAAAAGCACATCCTCTGACAAATAAGTTTTAAAGTCAAACCTTAATAAATCGTTTAAATTTTTAGGATAAAAGGAAACTGTATTTTCAACAAATTCTTCAAGATTAAAAACTGAATCAGGATAAAGAAAATCCTTAAAAAGTTTTCTTTTCTCTTCCTCACTAAAGGCTCCCATCCATACAAGGTGTCTTTTCCATATATTAAAACCTTCACCTTCAAGAAATTTCTTAACCACAAAATCAAAACTAAAATTTGAATAAGAAACGGGTAAATTTTTTCCAATAAAAGAGAAAAAAATTTTTAAATAAAAAGGTAAAAATTTATAAATTTCCATAATTTTATGAGAAAAGTAAGTTGGGTAACCCCCAAATAATTCATCTCCACCATCACCTCCCAGTGCAACCTTCACAAAATTCCTTGTATATTTTGAAAGTAAATAGGTCGGTAAAATGGATGCATCAGCGAAAGGTTCATCTAAAAAATCAAAAACTTCTGGTAAAATCTCTAACATTTTATTCTCATCAAAAACTTCTTCAAAGTGCTCTGTTTTTAAACAAAAGGCAACTTTTTTTGCAAATCTTGATTCATCAAAAGAGGGTTCTTTAAAGGAGATATTAAAGGTTTTTATTAAATCACTGTGCCTTTTTGCATAATAGGTAACAGTGGAAGAATCAATTCCTCCTGATAGAAAGATCCCAAGAGGAACATCACTTCTTAATCTAATTTTTACAGAATCTGAAATTATCTCATCAAGGTAATCTAATAAATTTTTTTTCTCTATTTCCTTTTTTTCAAATTTAAAGTAAGGTTTAATTTTAATTCTTTCATTTTCGTATATAAGAGTATGACCCGGTTTTAATTTTTTTATATTTTTAATAATTGAATAGGGTGAAGGAACATATTCAAGAGTAAAATAAAGGTTAAGAACTTTTAAATCTATTTCCCTTTTTATAAGGGGATTTGCAAGAATTGCCTTTAATTCTGAAGCAAATATAAAAAAATCATTAAAATCTCCATAATAA comes from candidate division WOR-3 bacterium and encodes:
- a CDS encoding T9SS type A sorting domain-containing protein; this encodes MILNFIIVYIWSQSTWTGGKDQFYFYDTTKFLNINNLDYFKPGGSLSLKYSGFIPLFELDTSSLSKVSKITEIDGFFYFLKSYPYAKIFYSNNLTILNEFPPYPNFQEFPPETVNDILKKGNIFLSCGKRYGQDLGYIYKFDVNSNSFIWPPITFPGINNIVKLYKNFPGIYISAASGRQYQWIKSNDLFSSYSTHQIANNILLEKSCIVPHYSISDTFLLGIFYYNGLRNIYYSDYNPPQGSWFNLYPSYRSFDAGEIVFDSITNRVYIPVVKAESSVIRVFNIETKTIDTTIYLDNSQIFNGLTLGKDKSIYAATFSKVYRSIDRKNFEIIGLLPRAYYVYQTSDYELLVGTYGPAKIFKADYFSSGDLESSVFISRNKKEGATFFKRVFIEGENLNYVRVQIRGDTLDSLQNAPPWSSLPYLNNGDTITHLNPYSRYFQYRIFINKTSSNKSPRVNRIYFTYDLDTTGPLITNCFISDGNISQSGIDIDDRLIIVFNEKTNKPYISLAGIDTLFYISGGTLLGSDSVRWKSDDTLYIYLYHALSPPQPGDTIKILKKFIKDIWKNSSLSYSLIGGTYDDLNPPKLKKIILTDGNTPDNGAGTGDTVIMIFSEKTNTPPIPPESLDSWFPIKNSWLNSGYSVQTLWKSQDTFLILFNGFGKEPLLRDDSVYVSNNNKIKDLGGNKIIPQKIKTTGSLDNKNPYISSAIFYDYKPFSPNPNSNFDHTIIKFSEPIILIKNISRTNIDSVFKLSFNHSWLSGNGNAERLELLNDTIFIIQFSTDGGNPTVREGDTITIDSLFFVDRNKNKIKGKIILERFLEIEEIFERDFSFSFNINKNIISINSDFPFYLNIFDLSGRKIFEGSYERGMKNFYLNLKKGIYFLSIKKKDKEILKKKIFIIKN
- the asnB gene encoding asparagine synthase (glutamine-hydrolyzing), with amino-acid sequence MCGICGILNKKEEKINFEILKKMNETLKTRGPDDEGFYIEDNIGLAMRRLSIIDLEGGKQPIFNEDKSICVIFNGEIYNFVELREELIKKGHFFKTKSDTEVLVHLYEEKGENFPEYLNGMFAVALWDKRKKKLILTRDIAGEKPLYYGDFNDFFIFASELKAILANPLIKREIDLKVLNLYFTLEYVPSPYSIIKNIKKLKPGHTLIYENERIKIKPYFKFEKKEIEKKNLLDYLDEIISDSVKIRLRSDVPLGIFLSGGIDSSTVTYYAKRHSDLIKTFNISFKEPSFDESRFAKKVAFCLKTEHFEEVFDENKMLEILPEVFDFLDEPFADASILPTYLLSKYTRNFVKVALGGDGGDELFGGYPTYFSHKIMEIYKFLPFYLKIFFSFIGKNLPVSYSNFSFDFVVKKFLEGEGFNIWKRHLVWMGAFSEEEKRKLFKDFLYPDSVFNLEEFVENTVSFYPKNLNDLLRFDFKTYLSEDVLFKVDRASMAASLEVRAPFLDRRIIEFAFSIDSNKKLKYFKTKVILKKLMKDKLPPEIIKRGKKGFGIPVAKWIKGPLKGEFENIIEEEDEILNKKFVKQLFDEHIKGKKDNRKKLWTIYVFLKWKKNYINS